GGTCATCTTTTTTTTTTCTTTTTTTTTTTAGAAAAATCCAAAAAATTCAAGATTAATCTGAAATGCTCTTATGCTAAGGACTCCAATGAGTCTCACCATTGCGGATGGTCTAATTCAGCTAGCCAAGTCTAGATAAATTGCCAGTACACTTGTTACTTGCGTTGAAGAAGATGTGTGGAAAAAAGCAAGAAAATGAAATGATTTTGAAGAATTGAAGGAAACTGAAGCTAATCCGAATACCCGACCCAACTCTTTCACATAGTTTTGGTAGTTTTCTCCCACATATGTTTTGTTTTTTTCTTCAAAAAAAAACATATGTATGTACATAAATACTTTTTTTTTTTGAAACAACATAAATACTTTATATATAGATAGAACCAACTCTAATCTCATTTTTCCTTTCTGCCAACTAAAAATCTTTTGTTTGCTTATATATTCCTTCAAGATGTCAAGCTTGTATTCCATGCTTCAGAATGCTATTCGGATTTGAAATCTGAAGAAACGAGGAACAACTTTCAAAGGTATATATATATATATATATATATATCTCAGCTGCATTAGTTTTGTTATTGTATATCATTGTCTAAATTTTAGAGAGCATTTATTTCTTTGTTTTTAATTCGTTGCAAGAATTGGTTACCAAGCATTTAAACGTCAACGCACAAAGCTTTAAGGTTGATTCATTGATTATTTAGGAAACAATGATGCGTGGATCATACTCTCTCCGGATACGAATGTATGATGTTATATCTTTTTATTTTGTATATAAATGTATGATGTTTTGAGATATAATTAATGTATTCATTTTTAAATTTAAACATAAATTAAAAAGTAAAATTATTAGTGGTGAAAATTTATTGATATAACCAAAAAATAACAATTAAAATAATGTATTTATTGTTTCTTAATATGTGTGTAAAATCTTAAACATCATATATTTAAATCCAGAGGGAGTATAATATATACTCAAATAGTTTTATTAGGTAAGTGTTTTCAACGAGGTTCGTAATGTTTAACTAAATTTTTTTTCCAGCGAATCGCTTTTGGAAGAGTTTATAATTTATATACATCCATATGTGTTAGCAAATGCATTGGTTCTAAGCCATTTCTGGCGCTGAATCAACAATTCGAAGTGTTTTTCTTGCGTATTCTTGATAAACCAGCGTTTATATATAGATGTAGGAGGATCTGTTTGGGAAGTAAGAAGCCCCTTTGACATCTCTTCATCTGCAAAGAATTCTCGATGTGAAAACACATAGACAAAGGGCTGCTATCTAGGTAGAGTTCCAAATTAAAAAAATAAATGTATATAAAACTAAATTTATGAAAATAATAGATAATAAAAGGACTTGATGGATACAATGCATATCTTTTTTTCTTTCTAAATGGTAAATGTCATTACTAAGTAATGTAGGTTTGGTACAAAAGATTAATTGGACCACATTTTGCTAAAAAGCAGTCTGTTCTTTTTTACAATGCATATCTAAGAGAAGAACGTACTATAGTCTCTGTTATTTTTTCAGCAATTGAAGCTGATAAATGTCAATTAATTGTTTCCTAAATCAGATTTAAGTTCATAAGTCTAGTTGTAGATAATAGTCAATGAAAGATTCGATTATGTTGGGTATACAAATAATCGTCTTCAATGTGCCCAACCACCAAAGTAATTACGTGATAGACCAAACAAATTCACTAACCGTTTCTACCATCAACACAAATGCCGTCGGCGATTCCACCGGTGAGAATCTCACCGTGAGATTAAAGCAAGTTGGACCGGTTAATTATATGTTATATGTCTCTTAATCTATAAAGCTAATTATTTTGATAATTTATGAAGTGATAAAATAGTAAAATCTTGAATGCATCCTCTTCGAACATCTAAATTGAAACTATTAAATATTCACATTTCTTTGAAACTATATATATATCTTGATTTTTTTCCGTCTCATACACATTTTTAGATTTAAACTTGTGTTATGATACGGGGCAACATAGTATACTAGCTAAATAAACTATTAATTTTGTTCACTCAAGTCCTATGTATCTCCTTGTATCATTATTCTTATAATGAAAATTCACATTCTTATCAAAAAAATAAAAATAAACTATAAATCTTGAGCACCTATCTTGATTTCAAATGGTTTTATAGTTAGATTATAGAGATAACTGGCGTTTGTAATTTTCAGACTATATTCTAAATTCCACTAAAAGCTGTAATAAATATCTGGAAATGTTGAATGCTTACAAAATTTCCAAGTAATAAACGACTTATAGATATCTTTGACAAAAAAAATGACTTAAACAGATCACGAGGGTGATTGGTGATTGGTAGTTATTGTAGGTGCTGTCCACGGCCCTATTTATTTATACAGCACCAAATTCAGAGCAATCAAGTTTTAATTTTTTTTTTTAAACCACAGTTCTTGAAATAACCTACAGCTGTACAAGTGCTCTGTAGAGCCAAATATCCAAAATATTTTTTTAGTGTTTTCCATGAAATTCTACAGCAATAAAATCTAAAGCCACAACAAAAAGTCTACAAATTTTTTTCTACAACAATAATTTTAAAGCTACAACCATTACCAATCGGACCTCACGTCAAAAGTAACTACTAAAATCAATAAAAGCTCGTTGACATCCAAGTCATGAATTTAACGGCCTAATCTTATATATTAAAACAAAAATCACAATCTTAATTCATGTGTGATTTTTTTTTAAAAAAAATAGACCTAATGCTAAAAAGTTATGTTACATTTAATTTCAAATCTTATCAATATTATAGGTCTAAATAACTCACTTTCTAGATTATAGAAACTAAATAATATGTCTATAACACAATATTGCTATATTATAGGAACTAAATAACTATCAATCATTTCCAAGCAAAAAAAACGTGATCTGGAAACTTTGTTATCTACTTTTACTTCCATATCATGTACCCCGTGCATGTACCATCGGGTTTGAAAGAGACTGCAAGGAGTAAAAATATTTCTCGAGACTTCTACATCTAATCATGTACATTCTTAAAACTAAACTGATTTCACATTGATTTGTGTTTTGTATATAGTTCATTTACAAAATATAATTAAATGTTTAATTAAATTCTTTATAAAATTTATACACGAAGCTTTAAGTTTAGTTTTTGTTAACTTTCTTATTTTGCAAAATGTTTGATTATCTTTGAGATAATAATATTTTAATATTTTCCAAATTCTATTCCTATTTATTTATTCAATAATGAAATACTAATCCAACAAACAAAAAAATATATAAGAAAAAAATAAACACATGTGAAAGTTTGAAACAATCTATTTGATGGAGAACAAGTATACTCTAATATTATTACGTTTGAACAACCTTAATTTACTCGATAAGATAAATCTGTGAAGCTAAAAGTTTTATTTTTTAATAACTTGTGAAAGTTTGAAACAACCAATTCAATAAAAAACATATACGGTAAAATTATTATTATATTATAATATATACCAATTTAGAATTGAAAACAAAATGTTTATATAAAAATAAATGAAAACAAACATCTGCGCGGTTGCACTGATCGAGATCTAGTAGGTTTTAACGTAGAAGTTAGATCCTTTTTCCAAAGGTTTGATGATACTACAAAACGTAGAAGTTAACTATCCTCTTTGATTTCCTAACTCTAGTCGCCATTAATATATACTTTCAATCTAGGAAAAAGCATATATAATCACAAACGATTCTTATCTGACCAAGAGAATATATAGTGTCAAAACTCAAAACTAAGATCTATGTTCCACATATTTGGATGCCCCCAAATCATAACCAAAGGCACGCTTCCACGGTTCACACACACAAGTGCTCAGTTTCATTTCAATCCTAATCATGCATGTCTCATTATGTGGGTCATAATGGAAATTAGGATTTGAGGAAACGAACCTTATATAGAGTTTTCTGTGAGACGTTTAACTGTAAATTGATTAGTCTCAAGGACTGTTGTCTGTAGTACCAAATCGATGTATGAATCTTGGACTGGGTTTCGCCAAATATTTAAATAGTTTTTAGATTCATCTTCAATATACTTTAAAGGTTACACAATATACCACTTGAAATAGCTAAACAATTTGAAGGTAGACACTGAATCATAAAAAGCTATCTTGATCAATAACACAAAAGATCAGATAACAAGCGTATATCTAGAAGAACACAAATAACCAACGATTTAATATACATTGAAAAGAAATAAAGGATTATTTTCCTTACATGTTTAAATTTGATGCCTACTGCCGGGAGAATATCAACCTTTAAGGAAACCCTGCCAGATAAGAGAAGAGAAAAGATACATATCATGGAATGCAAAGACATAAGAATCATAAACTACGCCAGAGAAGAGTCTTGAACCCAAACTTTACCCCTGGGGAAATTCCTGTTGGTGACTGCACAAAAGGGTTGATCCATAAAAGGGTTTTGATCATAACCATAATCCAAGTTTTGAGGCAGGATGGTATTGTAGTTGCTGCTAGAACCCTGATTTTTTGACATACACGTCCCATAATGCTGATTGTAACTTCGATCCATATCCGTGGGAAGATTGACATTTGTCTTGGTTAAGATACATTCTTGATTATCAAACTCTTGGATTGCTTCCTTGTAGAAAGAGTGTGTCATGTCATCCCCTTCATTGAAGATTATAGACATCTTGAATGGGTCCATGATTTCAGTTTGTGTGATCTCGGAGACGGCTTCTGGATGATCATAGGTCATCTCTCTTGTTATCTGCTTTGACTTTCCTCTAGCTTTGTCCATTAATCCCTTTGAAGATATGTTGCTCTTCTCAGTCTTCTTGACCTCATATACCACTTCTTCGCAGGAATCTGGACTCGAACCATACACAAAGCTCTTATCGCCATCATCTTCATCCTCTTCTACATCACCCCTATTGTTTCTAAAATCTTCATCCTTGTTGTTGAGTTTTTTTTCTTGGACAAGCTCATTGATACCTCTTCTTGATTTCTTGAGAAGCCAGTCCAATGTTTCACTGGCTTTATCAAACCCCAACATATCCTGGAGATCGAAGAATTGGCGAGCAACTCCAATAGAAAGCCTTACCCTCCTGTCTCTAAGACCTTGTGCCGTGTCAATCTTGCTGTGTCTATCTTTCTTCACCGCCTTCTTGATTTCTCTCGACACCTCAGGAATCTCATAACCTTTCTGATTCACAGCACTGTTTGAGTTAAACGACATGTAATCGATCAGAGACTCAGGAACGGCTGATACCATTTGACCCAGAGATGCTGTTGACTGATGATTGTAGGGATTACGGATGATGCCTTGATGGCCCGGGAGCGAAGAAAGGTAAAGAGAGAGAGGGTACACTCCACTGTTGCCATTATTGTAATCATTGTTGGAAGAAGACATCACCAAGCTTCAGAAATCAAAAATCAAGAATTTGCGTTTTCTTTTAGAAATAATACCACAACTTTCACATCATCAAAAGAGAGAAGCAGCTAAAAAGAGGAAAGATAAAAGATGAAACCAAGAAACAAGTGAGAGGGAGTAAGCGTCCAATTCTGATTTCTGACTCCAAGACAAAAACTGCTTTACAGATATTAATGGTAGGTACATGAGAGATGTCTAACAAGAAACTGGTTAGATATAGAGTGACAAAGACATGGTTTTGTGTTTGTTAATTGC
This genomic interval from Brassica oleracea var. oleracea cultivar TO1000 chromosome C2, BOL, whole genome shotgun sequence contains the following:
- the LOC106325998 gene encoding transcription factor TCP1-like, which codes for MSSSNNDYNNGNSGVYPLSLYLSSLPGHQGIIRNPYNHQSTASLGQMVSAVPESLIDYMSFNSNSAVNQKGYEIPEVSREIKKAVKKDRHSKIDTAQGLRDRRVRLSIGVARQFFDLQDMLGFDKASETLDWLLKKSRRGINELVQEKKLNNKDEDFRNNRGDVEEDEDDGDKSFVYGSSPDSCEEVVYEVKKTEKSNISSKGLMDKARGKSKQITREMTYDHPEAVSEITQTEIMDPFKMSIIFNEGDDMTHSFYKEAIQEFDNQECILTKTNVNLPTDMDRSYNQHYGTCMSKNQGSSSNYNTILPQNLDYGYDQNPFMDQPFCAVTNRNFPRGKVWVQDSSLA